In Pseudomonas sp. GCEP-101, one DNA window encodes the following:
- a CDS encoding YqgE/AlgH family protein — MKSTAASYLKHHFLIAMPHMADANFAQTVTYLVEHNEQGAMGLIINRPSGLSLADVLEQLRPDELPPVRCQGMTIYNGGPVQTDRGFVLHPAGRSYQATLELGELSLSTSQDVLFAIADGSGPAQHLITLGYAGWEAGQLEAELADNAWLTCPADPAVLFEVPAEQRLSAAAERLGVNLSLLTAQAGHA, encoded by the coding sequence ATGAAAAGCACAGCCGCCAGCTACCTCAAGCACCACTTCCTGATCGCCATGCCGCACATGGCGGATGCCAACTTTGCCCAGACGGTCACCTACCTCGTGGAACACAACGAGCAGGGCGCCATGGGCCTGATCATCAATCGCCCCAGCGGCCTGAGCCTGGCCGACGTCCTCGAGCAACTGCGCCCGGACGAACTGCCACCGGTGCGCTGCCAGGGCATGACCATCTACAACGGCGGGCCGGTGCAGACCGACCGCGGCTTCGTCCTGCACCCCGCCGGGCGCAGCTACCAGGCCACCCTGGAGCTGGGCGAGCTGTCGCTGTCCACCTCCCAGGACGTGCTGTTCGCCATCGCCGACGGCAGCGGCCCCGCGCAGCACCTGATCACCCTCGGCTACGCCGGCTGGGAAGCCGGCCAGCTGGAAGCGGAGCTGGCCGACAACGCCTGGCTGACCTGCCCTGCCGACCCGGCCGTGCTCTTCGAGGTGCCGGCCGAGCAGCGCCTGTCCGCAGCGGCCGAGCGCCTGGGGGTCAACCTCAGCCTGCTCACCGCCCAGGCCGGGCACGCCTGA
- a CDS encoding energy transducer TonB translates to MNAATHQDFPVSSGVRPADRLGFTLFVAAILHVAVLLGVGFTMPTPSQLSKTLEITLASFKSEHAPEKADYLAQMNQQGSGTLEHKAIPKTTEQAPFQDTEVKKVSPPATPRQAKSPEAPKAAVATRTPRPDKVQTKQQTPKAETVAKPAPQFDSSQLSAEISSLEADLAREQQAYAKRPRIHRLSAASTMRDKGAWYKEEWRKKIERIGNLNYPDEARRQRIYGSLRLLVSINRDGSLYEVQVLESSGQPLLDQAAQRIVRLAAPFAPFSGDLNDIDRLEIIRTWRFERGDRLSSN, encoded by the coding sequence ATGAACGCTGCAACCCACCAAGACTTCCCCGTGTCCTCCGGCGTACGCCCGGCGGACCGTCTGGGTTTCACCCTGTTCGTGGCGGCCATCCTGCACGTGGCCGTGCTGCTGGGGGTGGGCTTCACCATGCCCACGCCCAGCCAGCTGAGCAAGACGCTGGAAATCACCCTGGCCAGCTTCAAGAGCGAGCACGCGCCGGAGAAGGCCGACTACCTCGCCCAGATGAACCAGCAGGGCAGCGGTACCCTGGAACACAAGGCGATTCCCAAGACCACCGAGCAGGCGCCCTTCCAGGACACCGAGGTCAAGAAGGTCTCCCCGCCCGCCACCCCGCGCCAGGCCAAGAGCCCGGAAGCGCCCAAGGCCGCCGTCGCCACCCGCACGCCGCGCCCGGACAAGGTGCAGACCAAGCAGCAGACGCCCAAGGCCGAGACCGTCGCCAAGCCCGCGCCGCAGTTCGACTCCAGCCAGCTCTCGGCGGAAATCTCCAGCCTGGAAGCCGACCTCGCCCGCGAGCAGCAGGCCTACGCCAAGCGCCCGCGCATCCACCGCCTGAGCGCCGCCTCGACCATGCGCGACAAGGGCGCCTGGTATAAGGAAGAGTGGCGCAAGAAGATCGAGCGCATCGGCAACCTCAACTACCCGGACGAAGCCCGGCGCCAGCGCATCTACGGCAGCCTGCGGCTGCTGGTGTCGATCAACCGCGACGGCTCCCTCTATGAGGTGCAGGTGCTGGAATCCTCCGGCCAACCCCTGCTCGACCAGGCCGCCCAGCGTATCGTGCGCCTGGCCGCCCCCTTCGCGCCCTTCTCGGGCGACCTGAACGACATCGACCGCCTGGAAATCATCCGCACCTGGCGCTTCGAGCGCGGCGACCGCCTCTCCAGCAACTGA
- the ruvX gene encoding Holliday junction resolvase RuvX: MMSSKPLRLLLGFDYGTKQIGVAVGQAITGQARELCVLKAQNGVPDWNRVEALIKEWQPDAIVVGLPLNMDGTPSEMSERAEKFARRLHGRYNLPVHTHDERLTTYAAKGERLAQGQRDGYRERPVDALAAALLLEGWLADNAPA, encoded by the coding sequence CTGATGAGCAGCAAACCCCTGCGCCTGCTGCTGGGCTTCGACTACGGCACCAAGCAGATTGGCGTCGCCGTCGGCCAGGCCATCACCGGGCAGGCCCGTGAACTCTGCGTGCTCAAGGCGCAGAACGGCGTGCCGGACTGGAACCGCGTGGAAGCCCTGATCAAGGAATGGCAGCCCGACGCCATCGTCGTCGGCCTGCCGCTGAACATGGACGGCACCCCCAGCGAGATGAGCGAGCGCGCCGAAAAGTTCGCCCGCCGCCTGCACGGTCGCTACAACCTGCCGGTGCACACCCATGACGAGCGCCTGACCACCTACGCCGCCAAGGGCGAGCGCCTGGCCCAGGGCCAGCGCGATGGTTACCGCGAGCGCCCGGTGGACGCCCTGGCCGCCGCCCTGCTGCTGGAGGGCTGGCTGGCCGACAACGCCCCCGCTTGA
- the pyrR gene encoding bifunctional pyr operon transcriptional regulator/uracil phosphoribosyltransferase PyrR has translation MTLPSPAELISRMATDLRNYLAQRGIDSPRFVGIHTGGIWVAQELLKALGSDEILGILDVSFYRDDFTRSGLHPQVRPSELPFEIDGQHLVLVDDVLMSGRTIRAALNELFDYGRPASVTLVSLVDLNKRELPIRPDVVGETLSLAPNERVKLRGPAPLVLERTLLSTAL, from the coding sequence ATGACCCTGCCCAGCCCCGCCGAACTCATTTCCCGCATGGCCACCGACCTGCGCAACTACCTGGCGCAGCGCGGCATCGACTCGCCGCGCTTCGTCGGCATTCACACCGGCGGCATCTGGGTCGCCCAGGAACTGCTCAAGGCCCTGGGCAGCGACGAGATCCTCGGCATCCTCGACGTGTCCTTCTACCGCGACGATTTCACCCGCAGCGGCCTGCACCCGCAGGTCCGTCCGTCGGAACTGCCCTTCGAGATCGACGGCCAGCACCTGGTCCTGGTGGATGACGTGCTGATGAGCGGCCGGACCATCCGCGCCGCGCTCAACGAGCTGTTCGACTATGGCCGCCCGGCCAGCGTGACCCTGGTCAGCCTGGTGGACCTGAACAAGCGCGAACTGCCGATTCGCCCGGATGTCGTCGGCGAAACCCTGTCGCTCGCCCCCAACGAGCGGGTAAAATTGCGCGGTCCCGCACCACTCGTCCTCGAGCGCACGCTTCTCAGCACCGCGCTGTAA